One segment of Panicum virgatum strain AP13 chromosome 3K, P.virgatum_v5, whole genome shotgun sequence DNA contains the following:
- the LOC120698870 gene encoding cell division cycle protein 27 homolog B-like isoform X1 — METLMVDHVHSSLRLFMHRNAVFLCERLCAQFPSETNVQLLATCYLHNNQPYAAYHILKGKKLPESRYLFAMSCFQMNLLREAEDTLCPVNEPNIEVPNGATGHYLLGVIYRCTGRISAAAEQFTQALTLDPLLWAAYEELCILGWFVVRSSLKFCSRSILNVIYYCIRST; from the exons ATGGAAACCCTAATGGTGGACCATGTCCACAGCAGCCTGCGCCTCTTCATGCACCGCAACGCCGTCTTCCTCTGCGAGCGCCTCTGCGCGCAGTTCCCCTCTGAG ACCAATGTGCAGTTGTTAGCAACATGTTACCTCCACAACAACCAGCCATATGCTGCATACCATATTTTGAAAG GGAAGAAGCTGCCAGAGTCCCGGTACTTGTTTGCTATGTCATGCTTTCAAATGAACCTCTTGCGTGAAGCAGAAGATACTTTATGTCCAGTCAATGAACCAAACATTGAG GTTCCCAATGGAGCTACAGGACACTACCTCCTTGGAGTGATTTACAG GTGCACGGGCAGAATTTCAGCTGCAGCTGAACAATTTACACAAGCGTTGACTCTAGATCCTCTTTTATGGGCAGCATATGAGGAATTGTGTATACTTGGTTGGTTCGTTGTACGTTCATCTTTGAAATTCTGCAGTAGGTCTATACTAAATGTGATTTATTACTGTATCAGAAGTACTTAA
- the LOC120698872 gene encoding calmodulin binding protein PICBP-like — translation MVRSKEAPKKKPKDPLLTPPSKPRGGGFLAEPGRPWSRGGAAMSPVPSYMRGTSSSDAKAGRRARPVAPVSASASPARRMTVASVPASASPARRRPAVRVLTRGKVLFPEEAPGSGSGSALGRATCSSTMKEAKFPDALDLAPGATDAEGPAALRVCPYTYCSLNGHAHHSPAVPLRSFLASRRRLIKTQQSMKLKGVSAFRKKSGEKSMSGGGSGGGGAKIAPLIDEEAVGDFFVEVYAGPRVSSDMSCSDMSLDEMYSTVRRMEFVVFDRCGADEDSEKGKDLVVCDDGDPEPHLKFQEKHGAIRDSLSECSGADTGSDFVEELPWLRYHGYEYDDSLDDEIAEEQRMREEAGGVEISGEHEEEQGKSGRSAAEDFKEDAAEELENDDVENTSNLACGAEIIADQDVACRLEAWQEPDGRDEEQLSEDVYKSEIPDQEVTGGANTILEESCKEETFVDQEANDDVCSVESDGESEVTQEQDAEDEESTPDDDSEMEISENTISGDGCREDFSEEVTSRAVPEDDSTADNEQYVGTVDDAFEQDGTPASGHNDAQKEFCITRSKLEVISEETATAQQTYQDGSINDMVPKEMEITTCKLEEAFEESGNPQESNRGGISTCVDDAQVELDITTCKSKDASEESNATEKSGLNDNAENVTEGAEMGPEITKCNLEDASEESGTDEDTAEDDESACYSGDTQNDLQTTKCISLDTSKESAIAQEADQSVIQEDEDGIKTAGGQNKSEITPCESGSASLKPAKSHEADGDINITHASYGLQKDTTMPKLDACEGNTATEEAGLQKLDAYEDIRATEEAVQSSQIPADFADAKEPSIDDICGAFSGMNLKGDVYFDPAESATCPRNKLIISRRRRTPEEEEYLRGFNPRAPNFLPLELDPDAEKVDLKHQMMDERKNAEEWMIDYALRRAVTNLAPARKKKVELLVQAFETVLPHDEDDKKSITPTRPVQACN, via the exons ATGGTGCGGAGCAAGGAGGCGCCCAAGAAGAAGCCCAAGGACCCGCTCCTGACGCCTCCGTCCAAGCCCaggggcggcggcttcctggccgagccgggccgcccgtggagccgcggcggcgcggccatgtCGCCGGTGCCCAGCTACATGAGGGGCACCAGCAGCTCCGACGCCAAGGCcgggcgccgcgcgcggccggtggcgccggtgtcggctTCGGCGTCGCCAGCGCGGCGGATGACGGTGGCGTCGGtgccggcgtcggcgtcgcccgcgaggcggaggccggcggtgcgGGTGCTGACCAGGGGGAAGGTGCTGTTCCCGGAGGAGGCGCCCGGCTCTGGCTCCGGCTCCGCCCTGGGCCGCGCCACGTGCTCGTCGACCATGAAGGAGGCCAAGTTCCCCGACGCGCTCGACCTCGCGCCGGGCGCCACTGACGCCGAGGGCCCCGCGGCGCTGCGCGTGTGCCCCTACACCTACTGCTCCCTCAACGGCCACGCGCATCACTCGCCGGCGGTGCCTCTCCGGAGCTTCCTCGCGTCGCGCCGCCGGCTCATCAAGACGCAGCAGAGCATGAAGCTCAAGGGCGTCTCGGCGTTCCGCAAGAAGTCAGGGGAGAAGAgcatgagcggcggcggcagcggaggtggaggcgcgAAGATCGCGCCTTTGATCGACGAGGAGGCCGTCGGCGACTTCTTCGTCGAGGTGTACGCCGGCCCGAGGGTGAGCTCGGACATGAGCTGCAGCGACATGTCCCTGGACGAGATGTACTCCACGGTGCGGAGGATGGAGTTCGTCGTTTTCGATCGGTGCGGCGCGGACGAGGACAGCGAGAAGGGCAAGGATCTTGTTGTCTGCGATGATGGTGACCCTGAGCCTCACCTGAAGTTCCAGGAGAAGCACGGTGCCATCAGGGATAGCTTGTCAGAGTGCAGCGGAGCTGACACTGGCAGTGATTTTGTCGAGGAGTTGCCATGGCTGAGGTACCACGGATACGAATACGATGATAGCTTGGATGATGAGATCGCGGAAGAACAGAGGATGAGAGAGGAGGCTGGTGGGGTAGAGATTTCTGGGGAGCATGAAGAGGAACAAGGAAAGTCTGGTAGATCAGCTGCTGAAGATTTCAAAGAAGATGCTGCTGAAGAACTGGAAAATGATGATGTGGAGAACACCTCTAATTTGGCCTGTGGAGCAGAGATCATCGCAGATCAAGATGTTGCTTGCAGATTGGAGGCATGGCAGGAGCCCGATGGAAGAGATGAAGAGCAGCTCTCTGAAGATGTCTACAAATCAGAGATTCCTGACCAAGAAGTAACAGGAGGTGCCAATACTATCCTGGAAGAAAGCTGCAAAGAGGAGACTTTCGTGGATCAAGAAGCAAATGATGATGTGTGCAGCGTGGAATCTGATGGCGAATCAGAGGTCACCCAGGAGCAGGATGCAGAGGATGAAGAAAGCACGCCAGATGATGACTCTGAGATGGAGATTTCTGAGAATACTATCTCTGGTGATGGATGCAGAGAGGATTTCTCCGAGGAAGTAACCTCCAGAGCTGTCCCAGAAG ATGATAGCACTGCAGACAATGAACAATATGTCGGCACTGTGGATGATGCATTTGAACAAGACGGCACCCCTGCAAGTGGCCACAATGATGCTCAAAAGGAATTTTGTATCACAAGAAGCAAACTTGAGGTCATCTCTGAAGAAACTGCTACAGCTCAGCAAACCTATCAAGATGGCTCCATCAATGACATGGTTCCAAAGGAAATGGAAATTACCACATGCAAATTGGAAGAAGCTTTTGAAGAATCTGGTAATCCCCAAGAAAGCAACAGGGGTGGTATCTCCACATGTGTCGATGATGCTCAAGTGGAACTGGATATTACCACATGCAAGTCGAAGGATGCTTCTGAAGAATCCAATGCCACTGAAAAAAGTGGGCTAAATGATAATGCAGAGAATGTTACAGAAGGTGCTGAAATGGGTCCAGAAATTACCAAATGCAATTTGGAAGATGCCTCTGAAGAATCTGGTACTGATGAAGACACGGCAGAAGATGATGAATCTGCATGTTACAGTGGTGACACTCAAAATGATTTGCAAACAACCAAATGCATATCACTAGACACTTCCAAAGAATCTGCTATCGCTCAAGAAGCTGATCAGAGTGTAATTCAAGAAGATGAGGATGGGATCAAAACTGCAGGTGGTcaaaataaatctgaaattacACCATGTGAATCAGGAAGTGCTTCTTTAAAACCTGCTAAGTCTCATGAAGCTGATGGAGATATTAATAtcacacatgctagttatggtTTGCAAAAGGATACTACCATGCCAAAACTTGATGCTTGTGAAGGTAATACTGCCACTGAAGAAGCAGGTTTGCAAAAACTTGATGCTTATGAAGATATTCGTGCTACTGAAGAAGCAGTCCAATCTTCGCAAATACCAGCAGATTTCGCTGATGCAAAAGAACCTTCTATTGATGACATATGCGGTGCATTCAGCGGGATGAACCTCAAGGGAGATGTATATTTTGATCCTGCCGAGTCAGCCACATGTCCAAGGAATAAACTGATCATCTCCAGGAGGAGGAGAACGCCCGAAGAGGAGGAATACCTGCGAGGTTTCAATCCGCGAGCACCGAACTTTCTTCCTCTGGAGTTGGATCCAGATGCAGAGAAGGTTGACCTGAAGCACCAAATGATGGATGAGCGGAAGAATGCAGAGGAATGGATGATCGATTATGCTCTTAGGAGGGCAGTGACAAATTTAGCTCCTGCTCGAAAGAAGAAAGTGGAACTTCTTGTCCAGGCCTTTGAAACCGTCCTGCCGCATGATGAGGATGATAAGAAAAGCATCACACCCACAAGGCCTGTCCAAGCCTGCAACTGA
- the LOC120698870 gene encoding cell division cycle protein 27 homolog B-like isoform X2, translating to METLMVDHVHSSLRLFMHRNAVFLCERLCAQFPSETNVQLLATCYLHNNQPYAAYHILKGKKLPESRYLFAMSCFQMNLLREAEDTLCPVNEPNIEVPNGATGHYLLGVIYRCTGRISAAAEQFTQALTLDPLLWAAYEELCILGLEEEMKTMVILHE from the exons ATGGAAACCCTAATGGTGGACCATGTCCACAGCAGCCTGCGCCTCTTCATGCACCGCAACGCCGTCTTCCTCTGCGAGCGCCTCTGCGCGCAGTTCCCCTCTGAG ACCAATGTGCAGTTGTTAGCAACATGTTACCTCCACAACAACCAGCCATATGCTGCATACCATATTTTGAAAG GGAAGAAGCTGCCAGAGTCCCGGTACTTGTTTGCTATGTCATGCTTTCAAATGAACCTCTTGCGTGAAGCAGAAGATACTTTATGTCCAGTCAATGAACCAAACATTGAG GTTCCCAATGGAGCTACAGGACACTACCTCCTTGGAGTGATTTACAG GTGCACGGGCAGAATTTCAGCTGCAGCTGAACAATTTACACAAGCGTTGACTCTAGATCCTCTTTTATGGGCAGCATATGAGGAATTGTGTATACTTG GCTTAGAAGAAGAAATGAAAACAATGGTGATTTTGCATGAATGA
- the LOC120698870 gene encoding cell division cycle protein 27 homolog B-like isoform X3, producing METLMVDHVHSSLRLFMHRNAVFLCERLCAQFPSETNVQLLATCYLHNNQPYAAYHILKGKKLPESRYLFAMSCFQMNLLREAEDTLCPVNEPNIEVPNGATGHYLLGVIYRCTGRISAAAEQFTQALTLDPLLWAAYEELCILGWFVA from the exons ATGGAAACCCTAATGGTGGACCATGTCCACAGCAGCCTGCGCCTCTTCATGCACCGCAACGCCGTCTTCCTCTGCGAGCGCCTCTGCGCGCAGTTCCCCTCTGAG ACCAATGTGCAGTTGTTAGCAACATGTTACCTCCACAACAACCAGCCATATGCTGCATACCATATTTTGAAAG GGAAGAAGCTGCCAGAGTCCCGGTACTTGTTTGCTATGTCATGCTTTCAAATGAACCTCTTGCGTGAAGCAGAAGATACTTTATGTCCAGTCAATGAACCAAACATTGAG GTTCCCAATGGAGCTACAGGACACTACCTCCTTGGAGTGATTTACAG GTGCACGGGCAGAATTTCAGCTGCAGCTGAACAATTTACACAAGCGTTGACTCTAGATCCTCTTTTATGGGCAGCATATGAGGAATTGTGTATACTTGGTTGGTTCGTT GCTTAG